CGGGTGAATAGTATTAGAGTCATGAAGTACCTTCACACAAGTGAAACCATTAGTTATACCTTTCTTGTTTGTTTTGATTCAAGCAACTCTTGGATTTACAAGTTTTAGTTTCATATTTGCATGTGTGAAAACATTTTGAGAGCTGTGCACTTACTGAGAAATGACATGGGCAATGGCTGCACCGCTGATGCCAAggtgaaggacaaagatgaaaATTGGGTCGAGAATGATATTGATAACATCTGCTACAACTGTTTCATGCATCAAGATGATACATGTTAGACTCTCATGATATGTAATATGTTTGCCTAAAGATGGTAAAAATGTAACTTACTAGTAGCATAGAGAGGAGTTTTGGTGTCCTTGAAGCCACGAAATATGCCTTGCATTGAAAGGGATAATAGCAATGCAGGAGCACCTAATGATCGTATGGTCAAGTACTTGTGTGCTGGTGATAACACTGCCGAATTCTGATAATCGAAAGTCAACTCAAAATAGTCAAGCATTTTGTCATATCCACTATTATGTGCATGGCTATCTGTATATATAACCTTACCGGTTTCACTCCCATGACACCTAGGAGCACTTTCGAGCTGAAAATCAAGAATATAGCTTGCACAAGGCCCAGGATTAACCCTATGATCATGGCCGTTGATGCCGATTTGATATTCTTCTTTCCTTTCTTATTTGCTTTGTTTCCGCTGCTTGATTTTGTATCCGAAGCTAGTACACacagcaacaacaaaaaacaagaaagtaCAGTTCATCAAAATTTACAAacaacattgttttttttttttcaaaaactagttTAGAAAAGTGTAAACTTAAATTACAAAAGGCGTAAACATCAAAGTCAAGCACAAACCGAAAGATAACCCGTTTGTATTTATCGTTAACAGATTTTGTTTCCACGAAATTGTTTTCACATAAAATACATGCACAAAACACAAAGCCATAAAAACGGACTGCCAAAGGGAGTGGCCACGCCTTACGCAAAAAAGAAGAGACTCATACCTTCGCCCTCGGAAATATGAATTAGTTAAGTAATAATAGCAAGTCCAAACCATTAGGACCCCTCAAAGGTTCTAACCAGCAAATGTTTAtcagaaaatgaaagaaaacgTAATCAAACTTTAATCAAAAAGTGAAAAAGAACTAaagcaaaaccaaaagaaaattaatgctAACACACTATGTAAACCCTTGTTATGTTAGAAACGTTATAATTTCATTAGGCCATGACAGTATTTACCTGGCGTTTGCTGCGGCTGGTTCATGTTGTTACTTGTGGGCGACGCAATGCCTTTTTCTAATGAATCTTGAACAGCTAAAGTATTTGCATGAACAAGATTGTTTTTCTTTGcttctttttcctcttcttttaaCTTCTCCATCGTGTCTTCCTCAGCGACAAAGGAAGTTGTGACGCTCACAATTGGGAATATCGTGATTCTAGAAGCTTGATTGAATATAGCAATGGATACTCCAACCGCTGCTAGCTCGACCGCTCCTAAACGTCCGATATAAGCGGTGTCAATCAGAGAGGCTATTGGATCAGCAGCTAAAGCCAAAGCCGCAGGAAACGCTATGCCTAGTATCTCTCGCCCAATTGCATCCTTACTGAATACACGTCTGCAGATTTATATACAACTAAACGTTATGCATTACTCCttgttttggtcaaatgcattactcctttttaatattattaatatctgCCATTTCATATAAACACACTTACGTTAATTCTTTGAAGATAACAAGAAATGGGATCTGCGTGACCACGCTGGCCGGAACTGAAGTAAGATCACCAGTTTCCGTCATCAATGAAGCTTCTCtctatgtgtttgttttgttgtgtctGAAAATATTATCTTAACTGTTTTCAAGAATCAAATGTAAAGGGAAGGTTTAAATAAGCGAAATGTCTACGTAATGAGCATGCATATCTTTagtatttaatttgaaaaaagtGTGAggatttctttctttgtttctttgaaAAGTAcgagttaaaataaataaatgtacttcgttagccaacaaaattaaaataaaggtACTTCTAGGGATGTTAAAATAGATAAACCTTCCTCACTTAAATCCATTTCATATAGAACCCACCCCAATTAAGTCCTGAACCTGTTTAGATCCATATAGTTCTAAGATGTATTATATTAGGGTTACACATTTAAACTCGGAAATATTAAATTGTCCCATTTAAATTCGTTTAGACCCATTTAAACTCGTTTAGATCCATTtaaagtgatatatgatttttatattttaaatatttatttttaacgtAAGTTTATTTggaataaaattttacttttaagaaaatataaaaatatttaaagattgATTATGGAAAAGgagatttaagtttttttaaaccACAAAGTATAATTACCCtgtcaaaaccgtaaaattaattcctgccaaaaccataaaataagaATTTCACCCTAAAACAGTAAAATCGCAAATCcaatttttctgccaaaaccgtaaaTTGAGTTTTTCAGCCAAAATCGCAAATCAATTTTTAGCCAAACTTacaaatcgagtttttccgctaTAACCGTAAAATCACGTTTCCCACAAAAttgcaaaattgagtttttctacCAAAATCATAAATCGCGctttccgccgaaaccgcaaaaattagatttttcccCAAAActagaaaatcatgttttccTGACAAACCGAAAAGttacaaaatcgagttttcccaccaaaacagcaaataaattttttccgtcaaaaccgtaaaattgaaGATTCCcaccaaaaacatataattgagttttcccgccaaaccgtAATTTCtgctaaaaccgcaaaatcaagtttttatgCAAACGCAAAATTgcgtttcccgccaaaaccgcaaagtCGTGTTTTCTCTCCAAAACTGCAATGTTGTGTTTTCTCCGCTAAAACCCTATTTGTTTTAACCGCCAAAACCGCAGAATCGTGTTTCCCcgacaaaattataaaattgtattttgcGCAAACCCGTAAAATTACAtgaaatttcatttttcacCAAACTGGAAATCATGTTTTCCCGCTGAACCCACAAAATCGTGATTTATTCCAAAGCTGCaaattgtgtttaaaaaaaacaaaaatagttgaTTAACTTTGTTAAGTTAAATGGATTAACAACAGTGTTTTGAACCAGGACCCGCAGTCGAACCAGTAAATATGGTGACCCTGAATGTAATTCTGGTtggattttagaaaaaaaaactattattaaaaAACCTGATAAAATCCGAAAAAACTGTTATACTTCGGAATCTGCGTACCGAATGAACCACTAGTTGAACCAGTATGTAACTTCTACTTATCTGTTTCGTAGATTATTTCAGTTGCATTATTAGGATATGTTtcatattctaattaaaaagttaatttttcagttttacaaaaataaaaagagtataTAATCATGTGGATTACGAATCAATTAACAAAACTAGTTGATGTAAtttgatattagttttttttgttatcgataacctattataattttatgttttactttttgcttattttagatttaaagtttaatttattattattcttaagaattttaagttttgatatatgtttattatatgttataaCTCTTAACTTGttacaaaaattgttaatagtctaaattattttttgaaattttgtatgtgaaatgaaagttaaataaagaaaataaagttatatatttttctaaatattttttaaaacataaaatatctcTTTTAACTTTCAATAGctagtatattattatttaacaaaactaattaatttattaactcACGATTCATCCACGGTCGATCCAATAACCCAACCCCGTGATCCAGAGTTATACGGTTCAGCATTTGgatcgggtttaaaaacattgggaTTGGGGAGTACAGTTTATGCTGGTGTGAGTGATTTCGAGAGACTGAGACgttaattaagttttaaaaagcctGGTGATCTTAATTTGCCAACATTCATTGTATTCTTTTATGTTTATTCAGCGTACcgtttaaatttgaaaagtaaTGTCGGCTAATGTATATTATTAAGAATGGGTGGGTTTGCGAGTATGTCGTAATTGTTGGATTTCATGAGGTGAGTAGTCGTATTCGTTTAAGTTATTACAGTATTTATATTTGCAAATGACGCGGGCAGTAGTTGTGGGCTAATATTTTTTGCctaattttgttattatttatcTCTTCATGAGGTCAGTAGTTTAGGGCAAATATTTTTTCCCTAATTTTGTTTAACTGGATTTGTGAAACATTGATGAGCCTTTTGCGGTGGAAATTTGGACGATATTTAGTGATCCATTTGTGGGTTAATAATTACTTGTACATCAAGCCATCTTAGGTTTGTTATCTTAATTTGTTGCAGAGATGTGTTTTCGTATGTTATATGCGTAAAACTACTTTTGTTAGcatataacatatacatttgTCAAAGATAGAAGTTTAAATAATTTAGCATATTTAACTTCTCATATCTGATGAGGTTGTAtacctaaaattttaataggTAAACAGGTAACTtgtggtgttcaaaaaaaaaaaaaaaacaggtaaCTTGTGTAGAAGGAGATTTATTATTGTAACGTAAAACCTGAATCAAGCTAAGCAAACGAAAGGCAATGTGAGGTGAGAAACTTGAGTGTCATAACGGTCGAGATATTTACAGGTGCTGTTTTATGTGCTTAAATGAAGTGGAGGAATTTTCCATTTGTTTGTAGTAAAAACAGTTGGGATAAGGTCATTCACACGGCAGGTCCTTTGTCGCatgatgagaatcatatatattggTCTCGTAGAATCTCTCCGAGCAGTATAGACTTCACGTAAAGACCGTTTTACTTTGTCTGATTTTTTCTGTCCATTTGTTAGTTACCGCGATCCATGAACTTCTTCCCTTCTTTAAATCCACCACTGCAAAGCAAAAGTATAGCGTAAAGATAATTATATTTCCACAATTGTTGGTGGCCGATAGAATGATGTAGATTTTTTTCTAGGGGTTAGGCAGCGCTTGGCAATGaattttatctttataaaatatttctgACTAGGCCTGAGCGTTTTTAACTCAACCCGAAAATACCGACcttaacccgaaccgaaaaaaccgaaaccgaatccgaactgttttacaaaaatatccgaatgggacTTATGAGCTTACTACTTTGAACTTTGGTtataacccgaaccgaaccgaaatccgaattaGGATCTGAAGATAtccgaaattagttaaatatgttaatgtttttatatatattaaggtgatttagatattttacagtattcaaaaaaattttgtagtttattttatttgttattcttaatactttttagttaatttagatagtttaactaatttttaattagatttgtaactaatttatatattttgaaattttttggtcaattttcgaagtttttaaaaatatatttttgtacgattttaaacattggttaaatccgatccgaaccgaacccggaaggaaccgaaccgaacccgatccgatagtTAGTAAAAACCGAATGGTACTTATAAGCATAACACCGAAAATCCGAAAATCTGAATCACCCGGACCGAAACCGAACGGACCACCGAACGCCTAGGCCTATTTCTAacacttatttttattatgaaaatttGATTATGTATTATGTGTGAATCATTATTTATgtagtttatattatttattttaactatcTCTTTTTATTGAAGTTGTTATGTTTGATGTTATAATATTCAGTTCGagtaactaatttttaatacGTTTGTTGAGATGATTTTAGTAGAGCTatgtactattttattttagccGTAtagatctttttattttttagatcaTCCAGTTCTTTTATGGTAATATCGGAAATGGATTCTCCtatggtttttatatattttaaaaattatatattttgttattatcaATGCTATATTATGTTTTCcactaatatttatttttaattttcctaactacattttttaaatctttattaattagttttaggttgtaatttcaattaatttttaacaGTTCAAAGTTTGAGTTTAGTGACAAAAAGAATAATTTCTTaagattcatttttttctttggcaTAAGTTTGTAAAATCTGAAACAACAatgttgtaaatatattttttttctttctctgtgatttttttattttaaaatttgtatattattaaattaaattatatattttcattaaattattattgattgatttaatttttaacagacacaaaattatattttgtgtgtttacattaaatttaactattaaaaattaattatcttTATACTTTGTTCTGAAAACTGAGTTTTTTTAATCAATCATCTATACTTTTTTTGGGTTTTACCTGTAtttgtctttttttattttttctaaacttTCATGAccagaaaaatgaaaataaaaatttcgtgaaattca
The window above is part of the Brassica napus cultivar Da-Ae chromosome C3, Da-Ae, whole genome shotgun sequence genome. Proteins encoded here:
- the LOC106439164 gene encoding protein DETOXIFICATION 43-like, translating into MTETGDLTSVPASVVTQIPFLVIFKELTRVFSKDAIGREILGIAFPAALALAADPIASLIDTAYIGRLGAVELAAVGVSIAIFNQASRITIFPIVSVTTSFVAEEDTMEKLKEEEKEAKKNNLVHANTLAVQDSLEKGIASPTSNNMNQPQQTPASDTKSSSGNKANKKGKKNIKSASTAMIIGLILGLVQAIFLIFSSKVLLGVMGVKPNSAVLSPAHKYLTIRSLGAPALLLSLSMQGIFRGFKDTKTPLYATIVADVINIILDPIFIFVLHLGISGAAIAHVISQYFMTLILFTRLASKVNLMPPNFAALQFGKFLKNGGLLLARTIAVTFCQTLAAAMAARLGATPMAAFQICLQVWLTTSLLADGLAVAGQAILACSFAEKDDNKVSSCASRVLQMGFVLGLGLSVFVGLGLYFGAGIFTKDPAVIHLIAIGIPFVAATQPINSLAFVLDGVNFGASDFAYTAYSMVGVAAISIAAIIYMAKFNGFLGIWIALTIYMGLRAITGIARIATGTGPWRYLRGRSPSSY